From Paraflavitalea devenefica, the proteins below share one genomic window:
- a CDS encoding serine protease encodes MLEILETLEPLLKMFWFVAIPASIIFLIQTIMTFAGADASDGIDADFDSNLHGTDAPFQLFSLRNLINFLLGFSWTGISFYTTISNHLLLIIVSLAVGILFVYIFFLVINQIQKLGEDNSFKFSNALNKTAEVYLTIPGNKSGKGKIMISINGSMRELDAMTEKEKIPSGSVVKVVKVESDNILIVELI; translated from the coding sequence ATGCTGGAGATACTTGAAACCCTGGAACCCCTGTTGAAAATGTTTTGGTTTGTTGCCATTCCGGCAAGTATCATTTTCCTGATCCAAACCATTATGACCTTTGCCGGAGCGGATGCTTCGGACGGCATTGACGCGGATTTCGACAGTAACCTGCATGGTACTGATGCGCCTTTCCAGCTTTTTTCTTTGCGTAACCTGATTAATTTCCTGTTAGGGTTTAGCTGGACTGGTATTTCATTTTACACCACGATCTCCAATCACCTACTCCTGATCATAGTATCATTGGCGGTAGGTATTTTGTTTGTGTATATTTTCTTCCTGGTCATCAACCAGATACAAAAGTTAGGAGAGGACAACTCTTTCAAATTCTCCAACGCTTTGAATAAAACAGCAGAAGTATATTTAACCATTCCGGGCAATAAGTCGGGGAAGGGTAAAATTATGATCAGTATAAATGGCTCCATGCGTGAATTGGATGCCATGACTGAAAAAGAGAAAATACCATCGGGTTCTGTTGTTAAAGTGGTTAAAGTAGAAAGCGATAATATCTTAATAGTTGAATTAATTTAA